One genomic window of Polyangium aurulentum includes the following:
- a CDS encoding four helix bundle protein, with amino-acid sequence MLRIYNVVLEMAADAATVAERIERRDRDLARQMRRAIASVALNTAEGMANTAGHKRQRYQTALGSAREVLACIEVAKAMRYVNDVDRALLDRMDHVIGTLARLVYSRA; translated from the coding sequence ATGCTTCGTATCTATAACGTGGTGCTGGAGATGGCAGCGGATGCGGCTACGGTCGCGGAACGTATCGAACGGCGGGATCGAGACCTGGCGCGGCAGATGCGCCGGGCCATTGCCAGCGTGGCGCTGAACACGGCGGAAGGGATGGCCAATACCGCGGGGCACAAGCGCCAACGATACCAGACTGCGCTCGGCTCGGCCCGGGAGGTCCTGGCTTGCATCGAAGTGGCAAAGGCCATGCGGTACGTCAACGATGTCGATCGAGCGCTGCTCGACCGCATGGACCACGTCATCGGCACGCTCGCCCGACTCGTCTATAGCCGCGCTTGA